Within Candidatus Polarisedimenticolaceae bacterium, the genomic segment CTGCTCCTCGCCGGAGCGTCGCAGGGCGCCGACAAGATCGGCCTGCTCAACGTCTCCTACGACCCGACGCGTGAGCTCTACAAGGACGTCAACGCCGCCTTCGCGAAGACGTGGAAGGCGAAGACCGGGCAGGACGTCGAGGTCCAGCAGTCGCACGGCGGCTCCGGCAAGCAGGCGCGTTCGGTGATCGACGGCCTCGAGGCGGACGTGGTGACCCTCGCGCTCGCCTACGACGTCGACGCGATCGCGAACGCCGGCCTCCTGTCGCGCGACTGGCAGAAGCGGCTGCCCCGCAACGCGTCGCCCTACACGTCGACCATCGTCTTCCTCGTCCGCAAGGGGAACCCCAAGGGGATCAAGGACTGGGACGACCTCGCGCGCCCGGGGGTGGCGGTCGTGACGCCCAATCCGAAGACCTCGGGGGGGGCGCGCTGGAACTACCTCGCCGCCTGGGGGTGGGCGCAGCGCAAGTTCGGCGACGAAGCGAAGACCCGCTCCTATCTGAGCGCGCTCTTCAAGAACGTCCCGATCCTCGACACCGGGGCGCGCGGCGCCACGACGACTTTCGTCGAGCGCGGGATCGGCGACGTGTTCCTCTCGTGGGAGAACGAGGCGCTTTTGGTCGTGAACAACCTCCCGGGCGGGAAGGACAGGTTCGAGGTCGTCTACCCGCGGCTGAGCATCCTCGCCGAGCCCCCGGTCGCCGTCGTCGACAAGGTCGTCGCGCGGCGGAAGACCGGCGAGCTGGCGAAGGCCTACCTCGAGTTCCTGTACACGCCGGAGGGTCAGGCGCTGGCCGCGAAGCACTTCTACCGGGCGCACGACCCCGCGGCGGCCGCGTCGTTTCCGAAACTGGAGCTGCTCACGATCGATCGCGATTTCGGGGGCTGGGCGAAGGCGCAGCAGACCCACTTCGCGAACGGGGGCACCTTCGATCAGGTTTTCCAGGCGGGACGCTGACCCATGGCGAGGCGGCGGCTTCCCGGGTTCGGGCTGTCGATGGGGTTCACGCTGACCTACCTGTGTCTGGTGATCCTGATCCCGCTGTCGATGATCGTGCTGAAGACGTTCTCGATGACCTGGGAACAGTTCGTCGCCATCATCACCTCCCCCCGGACGCTCGCCGCCTACCGCCTCAGCTTCGGGGCCGCGCTCGCCGCGGCCCTCGTCAACCTCGTCTTCGGGGTCCTGCTCGCCTGGGTCCTCGAGCGCTACACCTTCCCGCTGAAGCGCCTCGTGGACGGGATCGTCGACCTGCCCTTCGCGCTGCCGACGGCCGTCGCGGGGATCGCGCTCGCCGCGGTGTACGCGAAGGACGGCTGGATCGGCCGCTGGCTCGTGCCGTTCGGGATCGAGGTCGCCTACACCCCGCTCGGCGTCGTCGCCGCCCTCGTGTTCGTGGGACTCCCCTTCGTCGTCCGCACCGTGCAGCCGGTGCTGCGGGATCTGGACCCGGCGATCGAGGAGGCGGCGGCGAGCCTGGGGGCCGGTCGCGCGGTGACCTTCGTGCGCGTGGTGCTGCCGGCTCTGATGCCCGCGGCGCTGACGGGATTCGTGATCGCCTTCGCGCGCGGCCTCGGCGAATACGGCTCGGTGATCTTCATCGCCGGAAACATGCCGATGAAGTCCGAGATCACGCCGCTTCTGATCATGATCCAGCTCGAGCAATACGATTACGCGGGGGCGGCGGCGATCGCGTTCGTTTTCCTCCTCGCCTCCTTCTCGCTCCTGCTCGCGGCGAACCGCCTGACGCTGCGGCAGGAGAAGCTCGAAGGCTAGGGCGATGCAGGAATCGCGGCTGTTCCGCTGGGCGCTGACGGCGATCGCGATCGCCTTCCTCGCCGCGTTCCTGCTCGTGCCGCTCGCGGCGGTCTTCTTCAACGGCCTGCGGGAGGGGTTGCGGGTCTACGCCGCGGCGGTGACCGAGCCCGACGCCCTCGCCGCCATCCGGCTCACGCTCACCGTCGCGGCGATCGCCGTCCCGCTCAACGTGCTCTACGGTCTCGCCGCCGCCTGGGCGATCGCCAAGTTCCGATTCCCCGGACGGAATCTCCTGGTGACGCTCATCGACCTGCCCTTCAGCGTGTCGCCCGTCATCTCCGGCATGGTCTTCGTCCTGCTCTTCGGCGCCCAGGGGCTGTTCGGATCGTTCCTCATCGACCGCGGCTGGAAGATCGTCTTCGCCCTCCCGGGGATCGTGATCGCCACGATGTTCGTCACCGCGCCGATCGTCGCGCGGGAGCTGATTCCGCTCATGGAGTCGCAGGGGAGCGAGGAGGAGTACGCCGCGCTCACCCTGGGGGCGAGCGGCTGGAAGACGTTCGTCCTCGTCAGCCTCCCGAAGATCCGCTGGGGGCTGATGTACGGGACGATCCTGTGCACCGCACGGGCCATGGGGGAGTTCGGCGCGGTGTCGGTCGTGTCGGGCCACATCCGCGGCCGGACGAACACCCTTCCCCTCCACGTCGAGATCCTCTACAACGAATACCAGTTCACGGCGGCGTTCGCGGCCGCGTCGCTCCTGACGCTCCTGGCGCTGGCCACGCTCGGGGTCCAGTCCTGGCTCGCGTGGCGCGGCGAGCGGCGCCCGCGGGTGAAGTGAGGTCCGCTTGCGCGCACCGCGATTGAGTCTCCTGCTGATCCTCCTGAGCACCGCGCTCCTGGTGCTCGCGATCGGCGCGGTGTCGTGGTCGGCGTCGCGCGTCCTCGGGAGGATCGCGGAGGAGCAGGCGCTCTCCTCGGCCCGCGTCGGCGCCGCGGACGCCGTGAACGCCCTCCAACGCGAGCAGGACACCCTGGCGACCGACGCCGAGCTCCTCGCGGAGCGCCCGACGCTGAGGGCCCTGGCGGCGAGCCGCGACCGCGCCTCGCTCGAGCGCGTCCTCGACACCTTCCGGCGGACCTCGCACCTCGACCTGTGCGCCGTGATCGTGGACGGCGCGATCGTCGGGGCGGCCGGCGGGGCGGTCCCCGACGAGCTCCTGGCGCTCGCCCACCGCCGCGTCCGCGTCTCCCTGACGCTCGACGACGCGAAGCGATCCGCCCGGATCACCTCGTTCGCCGAGGTCTCCGGCCATCCGGGGGCGGCGGTCCTCGTCTCGGACACGATCACCCCGACGAACGACGCCTCCGTCCGGCTCTGGAGCCGCGATGCGATCGAGCGCCAGGGGTTCGGCCCCCGCTCCCCCCTCCGCGAGGCCGCGCTGCAGGCCGGCGAATCGACCAGCCGCAAGCTCCGCGAGGAGCGCGCGCTGGTCGCCGTCGTTCCCGTCCGCAGCGCCGGCGCGATCGTGGGCATCGCGGAGGCGGAGGTCCCCCTCGATCGCGCGATCGCCGAGCGCAAGCGCTGGGTCCGCGACGTGCGCCGCATCGCGCTCGGGGTTCTCGCGCTCACCGTCGCCGGGAGTTTCCTTCTGGGCCGCTACCTCGCCGGTCCGATCGAGGAGATGACGAAAGCCGCGCAGCGCATCGGCCTGGGCGACCTCGAGACCCCGGTTCCGTCCGTGGCCGGCGGCGAGCTGGGCTCGCTCGCGCGCGCCCTGGACGAGATGCGCCTGCGCCTGCTGGAGCAGAGCCGCCAGCTCGGCCGGCGTCGCGCGGAGAGCGACGCGGTCCTCTCGGGAATCGTCGACGGCGTCTTCGCGGTGGACGGCGAGCGTCGCATCCGCCTGCTGAACCCGCGCGCCGCGAAGCTCCTGGGGATCACGCCGGACGAGGCGCTCGGCCGATTCTGCGGCGACGTGCTCCGGCCGATGGGCCCCGACGGCGTCCGGCCCTGCGAGGAGCATTGCCCGATCCTGGAGGCGCGCGCCGGAGGGCGCGCCCGCGCGGTCGAGTACCTCGAGCCCCGCGAGGGGACCAAGCTCACGATCGTGGTGACGAGCGCCCCGCCGGTGGAAGGGAGCCAGATCCAGCTGGTCCGCGAGGAGATGGAGGTCGAGACGACACGGCGCCTGCGCGACACGGTGGTCGCGAACATCTCGCACGAGTTCCGGACCCCGCTCGCGGCCCAGCTCGCGTCGATCGAGTTGCTGCGCGACCGGATCGGCGACCTCCCGCTCGACGAGGCGCGCAAGCTCGTGCTCTCGATGGAGCGCGGCGCGCTGCGCCTCACGCGCCTCATCGACAACCTGCTCGAGAGCGTGCGCCTGGACTCCGGGGAGCGCGGGATCCGGAAGGCCGAGGTCGACCTGGACGCCGTCGTCGAGGAGGCGGTCGAGTCGATGCGCCCGCTGCTCGACCAGCGCCGCCAACAGGTGCTCGTCGAGCTCCCCCATCCCCTCCCCACGGTCGTCGGGGACGCCCCGCGCCTCGTCCAGGTCGTCGTGAACCTGCTCGCCAACGCGAACAAGTTCGCCCTGGAGGGAACGACGATCCGGATCGGGGGCGCCGTCGAGCCCTCCGGCGTCACCCTCTGGGTGGAGGACGAGGGGCCGGGCCTTCCCGAGGGGGACGACGACACCGTCTTCGAGCGATTCGTCCGCCGCGCCGGCGAGGAGCCGGAGCAGAGCGGGATGGGCCTCGGCCTCTGGATCGCGCGCTCGATCGTCGAGCGGCACGGGGGGCGGATCTACGCCGCGACGGTGGAACGCGGCGCGAAGATGTGTATCGTCCTGCCGACATGAAGATCCTCGTCGCCGACGACGACCTCGACCTCGCCGAGCTCGTGGCCTACGCCCTGCGGGGAGCGGGGTACTCCGTGGTCACCGCTCACGACGGCAAAGCCGCGATCGACACCTTCCGCAACGAGAGCCCCGACCTCGTCGTCCTCGACGTGAACATGCCGCACTTCTCCGGCTTCGAGGTTCTCGAGAAGCTGCGCGAGACGACGTCGGTCCCCGTGATGATGCTCACCGTCCGCTCGAGCGAGGAGGACCAGGTCCGCGGCCTCGATCTCGGCGCCGACGACTACCTCACGAAGCCGTTCAGCCCCAGGACGCTGCTGGCCCGTGTGCGCGCGTTGTTGAGGCGGGGCGGCGCCGAGCGGCCGGGGAACCTCGAGGCTGGGGATCTCGTGCTCGACTTGTCCACGCACGAGGTGCGGGTGGCGGGGGCCGAGGCCGTGAGACTGACCTCCCTCGAGTCGCGCCTGCTGCAGCTGCTGCTCGCCAGCTCCGACAAGCCGTTGCACGCCGACGCGCTCAGCCGCCAGATCTGGGGGGCGCGCGGGGTCGGCGACAAGCAGCTGCTCAAGCAGCTCGTCCATCGCCTGCGGAGGAAGATCGAGAAGGACGCCGCGGATCCCCGGCGGCTCGTGACGGTGCCGGGGGTGGGGTATCAGCTGAAATCGACCTGAGCCGAGTTCAGGCCGGCTTGCGCGTGCTCCGAACACGACGACGCACCGGTCCCGCGGCGAGGATCAGCGCCCGAAGGGCCTCGTTCACCGATGCAGAATCCGGAAAGACCTTTGCGACGTCGGCTTCCAGCACGACGATGTTGGAGCCTTCCTTCAGCATGCGGCGGAAGTACTTCCCGCGCTCGGCCTTGGAGAAGTCGAAGTCGTACTCCGCGCGCATGTCATCTTCCAGAGACGCAGCCTTGCTCTTCATACCGCCTCCTCTCGTGGCGCGTGGCGAGGCGGGCACTGATGATCCTCTCCGTGTCATGCCGGAGAGTATGGCACACCACGAGGAGTCGGCCCGTCGCCGCGAAGCCGACCGTCAGATAGCGGATTTCCCCTTCCGAGTGGTCGGGATCCCCGACGGTCCCAGCCAGCGGATCGAGGAAGACGGTGAGCGCCTCCTCGAACGTCACCCCGTGCCTCACGGCGTTCCGCATGGCCTTCCTTCCGTCCCATTCGAATCGCACGCCCGCGCAGACGAGCAAGATCCGTGTCCGATCTCGCGGAGCGCGCAAGTCGCACGCCGAGTGCGGATTGGCCCAGTTCCCTTGAGCACCGTGTCCGCGGGCGGACGTTCGGGGGCGGCACGTTAGGCCCCGAAGTCGGAAAACCACCAGGATCGAGAAGACCAGACGTTCCAAACCAGATGCAGCACGACACAGGGCCAGAGTGTCTTCGTTCGCAGCCGAAGGGCGCCGAGAAGCAGGCCGAACGCAAACGCGACGAGCGCCGCACCGGTTGGCCCGTGGATGAGGCCGAACGCCGCACTCGAAACGGCTACGACGCGCCAGCCGCTCCACGAGGGCGGCAGAAGCTCGAAGAGCGCGCCGCGGAACAACGCTTCCTCCGCGACAACCGCCAGCGCCGCGAGCCCGCCCCACACCACCCCTTCGAAGGGCAGCCCAGCGGCGAGTGTCAATCCCATCGCCCTGAAGGGGTCGATCGCCAAGGTAATGAGATTGCCCTGCCATGCAGACACGGCGATAAGCGCGCACCACGGGCCCGCGACGAGCCACGGCAGGTGCGGGATCCTCCCGAGCCCGAACCAGCGCTCGATCGCCTCCGCGCCGCCGGAGCGGGCGGCGATCACGAACAACGCGAGCGAGGAGAGCTTGAGGAGAACGTGGGTGACCGCCGCCGCCCCTAGCGGAGGAAGCAACGCGAACGCGGCAAACTGAAGGAGATAGGACGACAGGCTCGTGGCCAGCGCTATCGACCAGAGGCCGGCCGCCGGCCCGAGCCCCGCGCCCGTCATGTCGCGTCGCCGGATCCACCAGCCAACGACGAGGAGCGCGGCGAAGTAGATCGTGAGTCGGAGCGTTTCTGCGCCAACCGCCTCGACCGACGCGTCATTCACCTCCCCAATTCCCCCCACCCCTCGAAGACCTCGTTCAAGGCGACCTCGATCTCCTTCACGACCGCCCCCTCGAACTTCCTCGCCTTCTTCGGATCGGGATCCGGCGCCCCGTCCCCGTTCTGCTCCGGCTTGTCGAGGATGATCGTCGCGGGGAAGGGGCGCGTGCGCACGCCGAAGCGCCGCGGCACGCGTCGCGCCTTCACCAGCGCCTTCGCATCCACGAGCGTCGGATCGATCGCGATCACCATCGCGCTCTCCTCGACCCCCGCGTGCCCGGACGTCCGCTCGCCGTAGACCGCCTTCGAGGCGTCGGCGGCCATCCCCCACCACTCGATGGCGGCGGCGAACGCCTTCTTCTCGTTCCACAGGCGCGCGACGACGTCGGCGACCTCGCTCGACTGGCCGCCGTGGCCGTTGAGGATCACCACGCGCCGGAATCCGGCGTCCACGAGCCCCGCGCACGCCTCGAGCAGGTACGCGCGGAAGGTCGCCGATGAAACCGTCGTCGAGCCGGGGTACGGAAGCAGCGAGTTGGTCACGCCGTAGGGGATCGACGGCGCGATCAACGCGTCAAACTTCGGAGCGAGGATCTCCGCCAGGTTCTCCGGGATCAGCGTGTCCGTCCCCAGGGGGAGCGCTCCATGCGCCTCCACCGTCCCCACCGGGACCATCACCAGGTCCGTCTGTTTCGGGACCCTCTCCCGGAACTGGATCCACGACAGGTGATTCAGGTGGTGGCGGCTCACGGCGGGTCCTCCTTCGGGCGACGACGACGACGACCGCGCCGAGCGCGATCGAAAGGTACGCGACGACGTCGCCGATCCGGTCGTAGACGGTCGGGTCTCCGGCCAGCGGCAGGTCGAGGACGCGCAGGTCCTCCTCGAACAGCGGGGTCTCCTCGAGGAACCGCCCGTGCGGATCCACGAACCCCGAGATCCCCGTGTTCGCCGCGCGGACGAACGACGAGCGGTTCTCGATCGCGCGCATCCGGACCGTGTTCGCCGCGTAACGCTGGAACAACGTGCGGCGGAACCACGCATGGTTGGTCGCGATCACCTGGAGGCGTGCGCCGGCGTTGCGCAGCTCGCGGTTGAGGTCGAAATACAACTCCTCGAAGCAGACGGTCGCGCCGATCTTCGTTCCGGCGGCGGGGAGGACGACCCCGCGCGGACCCGGCGTGAATCCGCCGGCGATCCAGCGCAACGCCCCCTTCTTCCCTTCGAGGATGGGGCCGAGGATCGGGCGGAACGGGACCCCCTCCACGAACGGCACGAGATAGACCTTCGCGGTCCATGCCGGGTCGAGCGTGCCGTCGGGGTGCACCACCATGACGGCGTTCCAGACCTTGTAGTCGCGCTCGGTCTCGAAGCGGACGTATTCGACGCCGACGAGGATCGTCGCGCCGAACTCCCGCGCGAGCCGCTGCACCTCGGGCATCGCGTACGTCTGCGGGCGCGTCGGGTCGTGGTAGACGGCGAGCGGGCGCGCCGTCTCGGGCCAGACGATCAGGTCGGGAACCGACGTACCCGCCCTGCGCGTCAGCCGGTCGAGGATCCGCCCCTGCGCCTCGTCCGTTCCGGAGTCCATCTTCGTGGCGAGCGGGATGTTCGGTTGTACGAACGCGACGCGCAGCGTTTCCCCCGAGCCGAAGGTGCGGTTCCACGCCCACGCGTCGTAGCCGAGAACCGCGATCCACATCGCGGCGAGGACGAGCCACGCCCCGCGCCGCCGCGTGCGCCACGCTTCGTAGATCAGCGCGTTGGTGACCAGGACGAACAGCCCCGCGCCGTAGGGCCCGGTGAGGTCGACGAACTGCACGAGGAACGGCGCTCCCGCGAGGGTGTGGCCGAGCTGTTGCGCGGTCATCCGGAGGTCGCCCTGCGCCTGGACCCACTCGACGGGGAGCCAGAAGGCGGGGAGGAGCAACGCGAAGCTCCACCCCGTCGCGCGGCGCGCCCAGGCCAGCGCCATGACGACGCAGGTCGTCGCGGTGCCGAAGATCGCCGCCAGGCCGAACCAGGCGCCGAGGCCGAACGACGAGATCCAGAGCATCGAGACCATCCAGTGAAGGATGAGCACGTTGACGGTCAGCCCGAAGACCGCTCCCCCCCGGCGCCAGCGCTTCCAGTCGCCCTCGAGGTTCGCGTCGATCCAGGCGAGCAGGGGCACGAGGGCGACGAAGTTCAGGATCGGGAGGGAATAGGAGAAATAGGAGACCGCGAGCGCGACGCCCGAGACCGCCGGGAGTTTCCACGGGTGGGAGCCGAAGCGCGGGAGCGTCATCGGCGTCAGACGGGCTCGACGACGAGGCAGGCGTTGTGCCCGCCGAAGCCGTACGACATCTTGAGGGCGAGGCGCGGCCGCAGCTCGCGCGGCCCGCCGGCCACCACGTCCACCGGGCAGTCGGGATCGGGGTTCTCGTAGTTGATCGTCGGCGCGACGCGCCCCTCGCGAAGCGCCAGGGCGAGCGCCGCGATCTCCATCGCCCCCGAGGCGGCGATGGCGTGCCCCGTCATCGACTTCAACGCCGTGACCGGCACGCGGTCGGTGCGCTCCCCGAACAGGCGCCGGAGCGCCCGCGCCTCGGTCCGGTCGTTGGGGATCGTCGAGGTGCCGTGCGCGCTGACGTGTTCGACTTCGTCGACCGCACGATCCGCCGAGCGCAGGGCGCGGCGCGCGAGGTCCGCGATCGTCGCGCCGGTCTCGTCGAGCTGGACCATCGAGACGGCGTCGCAGTTCGCGGCGTACCCGACGATCGACGCGTACGGGCGCGCGCCGCGGGCGCGGGCGTGGGCCTCGCGCTCGAGGACCAGCACCGCCGCCCCCTCGCCGAGCACGAACCCGTCGCGTTCCCGGTCGAAGGGACGGCTCGCCCGCCCCGGCTCGTCGTTGCGGGTGGACATCGCGCGCAGCCGGTCGAACCCGAGCATCGCGAAGGCGTCCTCGTCGTCGACGAGCGCTTCCGCACCGCCCGCGAAGGCGACGTCGGCCTCGCCGTCGCGCAGCAATCTCCAGGCGTCGCCGGCGGCCATCGTGCCCGCGGCGCAGGCGGTCGCGATCGACTTGCACTCCCCGCGGGCCCCGAGCCGGATCGCCACCTCGGCGGCGGGGGCGTTGGGGATCACCATCGGGAGGCCCAGGCGACGCGCGCCGACGCGGGTGCGGGTCCGGCGCCAGGTCGCGTGGCTGTTCTCGAGGGTCGTCAGCCCGCCGATCCCGGAGCTGAGGACGACGCACGCCCGCGAGGGATCGACTTCACGAAGCCTCGGCCGGTCCCCTCCGTCGAGTCCGAGCCCGGCGTCCTCGACGGCCTCGAGCGCGGCGGCCATCGCGAACCAGCTGACGCGATCGAGCAGGGCCGCCTGTCGGCGAGGCAGGCCGAGGGTCGCCGGATCGAATCCGCGCACCGGCGCCGCGATCTTCGTCGCGATGTCGGTCTCCTCGAGCCAGGGGTGGCCGGGTCGGATCACCCCCGATCGCCCGGCGAGCGCGCCCTCCCAGAAGGCGCGGCGGCCGATGCCGATCGGGCTGACGATGCCGATTCCGGTGAGGACGACGCGCTCGTTCAAGGAGAGGGAACCTCGCGCCGGAGGAAAAACCGCAGGAAAGACGCCGGATGCTAACATCCGCGCATGTCCGCGTCACGCGAGACCGAAGTGAAGCTGCCCTTCGAGTCCACCCGCGCGGCGCGGGAGGCGCTGAGCCGCGCCGGGGCCCGCCTCGAGGTGGCGCGCTCGTTCGAGGACAACCGGATCTACGACCGCGGGGATGGTTCCCTGGAGCGGGACGGGCTCGTCTTGCGACTGCGCGTGGACGACGGCGGCGGGCGGATCACCTTCAAGGGGCCGGTCGAGGGGGAGCGCCGCCACAAGGCGCGCGTCGAACACGAGACCGTCGTCGGGGATCCCGACGCGGCGCACCGGCTGCTCGAAGGCCTCGGTTACCGCGTCGCGTGGCGTTACCAGAAGTACCGCACCACCTACCGGCTCCACGACGTCGAGGCGATGCTCGACGAAACGCCGATCGGCTGCTGGGTCGAGCTCGAAGGCGAGCCCGACGCGATCGATCGCGCGGCGGCCCGGCTCGGCATTCCCCCCGATCGCTACGTGACCGACACCTACCGCGATCTCGCGGTGCGTCATGCGCGCGAGCGCGGGATCGCCCTCGCCGACCTCGTCTTCGAGAGCGCGGCGCCGTGAGGGCGATGGTGCTCGCCGCCGGCCTCGGCGAGCGGATGCTCCCGTTGACGCGCACGGTGCCGAAACCGGCGATCCCGGTTCTCGGTCGGCCGCTCCTGGCGCAGGTGATCTCGAGGCTCGCCGCCGCCGGGGTGCGTTCCCTGGCGATCAACCTGCACCACCTCCCCGACCGGGTCCGGGAGGTCGCCGAAGCCGCGGTCCCGGCCGGGTTCGAGGAGCTCGCCTTTTTCGAGGAACGCGGGACGATCCTCGGCACCGGGGGGGGCCTCAAGAACGCCGAACGGACGCTGCGGGGTCACGGCACGATCCTCGTTCGGAACAGCGATTTCCTCAGCGACATCCCCATCGACCGGGCCCTCGAGGCGCATCGCCGGTCGGGGCTTCCCGCGACCCTGGTGCTCGTCCCCGAGCGGCCTGGGTATACCCCCCTCGACGTCGATGCGTCCGGGCGCGTCAGCTCGATCGGAGGGGAGCCGCCGGCGCCCGCCGGGTCGAGCCGCTTCCGGGGGACGTTCACCGGCCTCCACTTCATCGAGGAAGAGATCCTCGACCGGCTTCCTTCCGGTCGGCCGAGCGACATCGTCCGGGAGGTGTACCGGCCGCTGGTGGCGGAAGGGCGGCTGGGGGCCTGGATCCACCGCGGGCACTGGCTCGAGTTCGGGACGCCCCGGGAGTACCTCGACGGTTCCCTGCAGCTGCTGGACCTTCCGTTCTCGCAGCTGCGCCGCTTCGCGGAGCCCGATCCGATCCGGGAGTTCCCGAACGCGCGGGTGGCGATGGGCGCCGGTGCGGAGGCGGCCGACCCGGTGGCCAGCCTGAGAGGGCGCGTGGCCCTCGGCTTGGCGGCGCGCGTCGGGTCGGGGACCCGGATCGTCGATTCCGTCGTCCTTCCGGAGGCCTGGATCGGCCCGGAGGCGCGCTTGGAGCGGGTCGTCGTCGGTCCCGGAGCCGAGATTCCCGCGGGATTCTCGATCCAGGACGCTCTCCTCTGCGCCGACCCGGGGGACGGATCCGCCGTCCCCCCCGGCGTGGAGAGGGTCTCGGGACTCCTCGTACGGAGGTTCGCGTGAGCGGGATGCGTCCGGAGCTCGTCGCCTGGCTCGAGGACGCCTACCCCCGCCTCCGCTGGCGGGGCCTCGCCGGGGACGCCTCCACCCGGAAGTTCTGGAGGATCCTCTTCCCCGAGCAGGCGACGCGGATCGTGATGGACTATGGCGCCCCCTTCGCCGGGGAGACCGACGACGTGCGACTGTCGCGGGTGTTCCACGAGGCGGGGCTGCGGATCGCGTCGATCGAACACGTCGCTCCCGACCCCGGCTGCCTCGTCCTCGAGGACCTGGGGGACCGGACCTTCGAGATCGCCCTGACCGGCGCCTCCAGCTCCCAGGTCGAGGACCTCTACCGGCGCGCCGTCGACTTCGCCGTCGCCATTGCGGAACGGGGGACGCGGGCGTTGCGACGCTCGGAACGGGCGGCCGGCCCCGCCCTCGACTCCGAGAAGTTCCGATTCGAGATGGACTTCTTCGTCGAGCACTACGTTCGCGGGTTCCGCGGCGCCGAGTCGATCGACGAGGCCCTCGTCGAGTCGCTGCGTCAACTCGCCGACGTCGCGGCGGCCAGCCCGCGGGTTCTCTGTCATCGCGACTACCACGCCCGCAACCTGATGGTCCTCCGGGACGGCGAGCTCGCGATGGTGGATATCCAGGACGCCCGTTGGGGGCCGGACACCTACGACCTGGCCTCCCTGCTTCGGGACGCCTACGTCGACCTCGACGAGGAGTTGGTCGTCGAGTTGTGCGAGCGATACCGAACCGGGCTTCCCGATCCTCCCGAGCCTGGCGCGTTCCGCTCGCGCTTCGGGATCGTCGCCGCGCAGCGGATGATCAAGGCGCTCGGGACCTTCGGCTACCAGGTCCACCGTCTCGGGCGCGACCGCTACCGGGAGGCCATTCCGCGCACCGTCCGCAGGCTCTCCCGGCTTCTGCCGACCTCCTCCGTCCCCGCCACGCTCGTGCACGCCATGGAGAGGGCGCGCCTACTCGAAACGTAGCCCCTCGAAGACCA encodes:
- a CDS encoding sulfate ABC transporter substrate-binding protein, which codes for MKRIVSILAALLLAGASQGADKIGLLNVSYDPTRELYKDVNAAFAKTWKAKTGQDVEVQQSHGGSGKQARSVIDGLEADVVTLALAYDVDAIANAGLLSRDWQKRLPRNASPYTSTIVFLVRKGNPKGIKDWDDLARPGVAVVTPNPKTSGGARWNYLAAWGWAQRKFGDEAKTRSYLSALFKNVPILDTGARGATTTFVERGIGDVFLSWENEALLVVNNLPGGKDRFEVVYPRLSILAEPPVAVVDKVVARRKTGELAKAYLEFLYTPEGQALAAKHFYRAHDPAAAASFPKLELLTIDRDFGGWAKAQQTHFANGGTFDQVFQAGR
- the cysT gene encoding sulfate ABC transporter permease subunit CysT gives rise to the protein MARRRLPGFGLSMGFTLTYLCLVILIPLSMIVLKTFSMTWEQFVAIITSPRTLAAYRLSFGAALAAALVNLVFGVLLAWVLERYTFPLKRLVDGIVDLPFALPTAVAGIALAAVYAKDGWIGRWLVPFGIEVAYTPLGVVAALVFVGLPFVVRTVQPVLRDLDPAIEEAAASLGAGRAVTFVRVVLPALMPAALTGFVIAFARGLGEYGSVIFIAGNMPMKSEITPLLIMIQLEQYDYAGAAAIAFVFLLASFSLLLAANRLTLRQEKLEG
- the cysW gene encoding sulfate ABC transporter permease subunit CysW, whose translation is MQESRLFRWALTAIAIAFLAAFLLVPLAAVFFNGLREGLRVYAAAVTEPDALAAIRLTLTVAAIAVPLNVLYGLAAAWAIAKFRFPGRNLLVTLIDLPFSVSPVISGMVFVLLFGAQGLFGSFLIDRGWKIVFALPGIVIATMFVTAPIVARELIPLMESQGSEEEYAALTLGASGWKTFVLVSLPKIRWGLMYGTILCTARAMGEFGAVSVVSGHIRGRTNTLPLHVEILYNEYQFTAAFAAASLLTLLALATLGVQSWLAWRGERRPRVK
- a CDS encoding ATP-binding protein; the encoded protein is MRAPRLSLLLILLSTALLVLAIGAVSWSASRVLGRIAEEQALSSARVGAADAVNALQREQDTLATDAELLAERPTLRALAASRDRASLERVLDTFRRTSHLDLCAVIVDGAIVGAAGGAVPDELLALAHRRVRVSLTLDDAKRSARITSFAEVSGHPGAAVLVSDTITPTNDASVRLWSRDAIERQGFGPRSPLREAALQAGESTSRKLREERALVAVVPVRSAGAIVGIAEAEVPLDRAIAERKRWVRDVRRIALGVLALTVAGSFLLGRYLAGPIEEMTKAAQRIGLGDLETPVPSVAGGELGSLARALDEMRLRLLEQSRQLGRRRAESDAVLSGIVDGVFAVDGERRIRLLNPRAAKLLGITPDEALGRFCGDVLRPMGPDGVRPCEEHCPILEARAGGRARAVEYLEPREGTKLTIVVTSAPPVEGSQIQLVREEMEVETTRRLRDTVVANISHEFRTPLAAQLASIELLRDRIGDLPLDEARKLVLSMERGALRLTRLIDNLLESVRLDSGERGIRKAEVDLDAVVEEAVESMRPLLDQRRQQVLVELPHPLPTVVGDAPRLVQVVVNLLANANKFALEGTTIRIGGAVEPSGVTLWVEDEGPGLPEGDDDTVFERFVRRAGEEPEQSGMGLGLWIARSIVERHGGRIYAATVERGAKMCIVLPT
- a CDS encoding response regulator transcription factor, with the translated sequence MKILVADDDLDLAELVAYALRGAGYSVVTAHDGKAAIDTFRNESPDLVVLDVNMPHFSGFEVLEKLRETTSVPVMMLTVRSSEEDQVRGLDLGADDYLTKPFSPRTLLARVRALLRRGGAERPGNLEAGDLVLDLSTHEVRVAGAEAVRLTSLESRLLQLLLASSDKPLHADALSRQIWGARGVGDKQLLKQLVHRLRRKIEKDAADPRRLVTVPGVGYQLKST
- a CDS encoding BrnT family toxin, translated to MVFRLRGLTCRPRTSARGHGAQGNWANPHSACDLRAPRDRTRILLVCAGVRFEWDGRKAMRNAVRHGVTFEEALTVFLDPLAGTVGDPDHSEGEIRYLTVGFAATGRLLVVCHTLRHDTERIISARLATRHERRRYEEQGCVSGR
- a CDS encoding CPBP family intramembrane glutamic endopeptidase, producing MNDASVEAVGAETLRLTIYFAALLVVGWWIRRRDMTGAGLGPAAGLWSIALATSLSSYLLQFAAFALLPPLGAAAVTHVLLKLSSLALFVIAARSGGAEAIERWFGLGRIPHLPWLVAGPWCALIAVSAWQGNLITLAIDPFRAMGLTLAAGLPFEGVVWGGLAALAVVAEEALFRGALFELLPPSWSGWRVVAVSSAAFGLIHGPTGAALVAFAFGLLLGALRLRTKTLWPCVVLHLVWNVWSSRSWWFSDFGA
- a CDS encoding creatininase family protein, which codes for MVPVGTVEAHGALPLGTDTLIPENLAEILAPKFDALIAPSIPYGVTNSLLPYPGSTTVSSATFRAYLLEACAGLVDAGFRRVVILNGHGGQSSEVADVVARLWNEKKAFAAAIEWWGMAADASKAVYGERTSGHAGVEESAMVIAIDPTLVDAKALVKARRVPRRFGVRTRPFPATIILDKPEQNGDGAPDPDPKKARKFEGAVVKEIEVALNEVFEGWGELGR